DNA from Aliarcobacter skirrowii CCUG 10374:
TTCCTATTGCCATTGGTTCTTGATTTATATGATTCACATTTGCAGGAATAATAAGTCTTCCTCTTGCAATTTCACTTCTAATAAATTCAGGTTTTAAGTTCTCTTTTTTTGCTACAAACTCCATATGAGGAGTAATAATGCCCTTTTTAGCATAATACATTTGCGTTCTTACTTCATCGTTTTTGTGTTCTTCTAACCATTTTTGTATATTTTGCATTTTCTTTATCTCCTTATCTTTTAGCAATACCAGTTAACTCTTTATGAACCTTTGCAGGAAAAACAAAAGATGCAGAGTGAATCTCTGCACTATAATAATCCATATCTTCCAAAAACTCAGCTCTATTTAGATTTAAATCAGCAGTTGGATGATATTTTTTTGAAGCAATAATTGAAGTTGTGTGACCAAAACTAAAAGGCATAACAATCCAAAATAGTTTTCCAGCAACTTCTAAATCATTTTTTAAAGCTTCAATATCTTTAGAGTAAAAGCTAGAACTAAAAGTTAAAATTCCATCAGATTTTAAAACTCTAAAAATATCTGAAAGAGTTTGAAAATCAAGTTTGATATCTGTTAAGATAATTGTATCAACACTCTTTTCCTCTTTTTGTTTAAGAATATCAAGATTTGAGAATGTTATATTTGATTCATCTGAGTGCTTTTTTGCTTCATTTACAATAGCATCATCAATAGTTCCTAAAACTAAAACCTCTTTAGCTTCATAGTGAGTGCAAAGTGGAATATTTATCATCATCTCTGCAAATATTTTGTTGTTATTCATATTTTTCCTTTGTTTAATTTAAGACAAAACTTTAATTTTTGCCATACTTCTTAAAATCTCTTCATTGAAGTTTCCTATTACATTAAATAGCTCTTTATGAAAAGTTCCAAGATTTTTTTTATTTGCATTTATAGATGCAATTTCACCAGCAATACCCATAACCAATATACCCAAAACAGTTGCTTCAAATAGTTTATCATTTGAAGTTCCACAAAAACTAGCGATTAAAGATGAACACATACAACCAGTTCCTGTAATTTTTGGTAAAAGATCATTCCCATTTTTAATAGCAACAGCTCTTTTTCCATCACTAATAATATCAACTTCACCTGTTATTGCAACAATATTTTTATACTTTTTTGATAATTTTTTAGCAATGAAGCTAAGATTTTCTATTGAGTCAAAATCATCTTTTGAAGCATCAACACCTTTTGTATTTGAGCTAATTTTCAAGATTGATTTTATCTCAGATATATTTCCTCTTAAAACATCAACTTTTGACTCTTTTAAAAGCTCTTTTACAATAGAAGTTCTAATCTTACTAGCTCCAACTCCAACTGGGTCTAGAATTACTGGAGTATTTATACTTTTTGCTTTTGAAGATGCTTTTTTTATAGATTTTTTTACTCTTTTATTTATTGTTCCAATATTTAAAAGTAAAGATGATGCAATATCTACAAAATCTTCAACTTCATCAATCTCATCAGCCATAACAGGACTAGCACCTATTGCTAAAGTTACATTTGCACAATCATTTACAGTTACATAGTTTGTAATTTGATGAATTAAAGGATTTTTTTCTTTTGTATCTTTTAATATATCTACTAAAATATCTATCATCTACTCTCCTTTAAAAAATTTATGAAAATGGTTTGTTGGACCATTTCCTTTTCCTAGATTTGGTGCATTTTTTATAGCTTCATAAATATACTCTTTTGATATTTGAATAGAATCTTTTAAAGAGTTTCCTAAAGCTAAGTTTGCTGCAATTGCAGATGAGAATGTGCAACCAGTTCCGTGAGTATTTGTAGTTTTTATTTTTGGTGATGTAAATTCAAAGAAACTGTTTCCATCAAATAAAATATCCAAAGCATCAAAACTATCTCCACCTTTTATAAGTACATTTTTACAAGCTTTATCAAATATAATTTTACAAGCCTTTTTTATATCATCTTTTGACTCTATTTTGATATTTGCTAAGTGTTGAGCTTCTGCTATATTTGGTGTTATTAGGTCTGCAATAGGTAAAATTAGCTCAATTAAGCTATTCATATTTTTTATATCCATTAAAGCTGCACCATTTTTTGCATACATAACAGGATCTACAACAACTTTTAAATCTTTGTAGTTTTGTTTTGCTTTTTGTAAAAACTCACTTACAACTCTCATTGCATCAATATTTCCAAGCATTCCAATTTTTATAACATCTGGAACAATATCATCAAAAACAGCTTCAAGTTGTTTTTGAATCATATTGGAAGTTACATCTTGAATCTCTATAACACTAAATGTATTTTCAGCCACAACAGCAGTTACTACACTCATACCATAAGTTCCAAATGAACTAAAAGTTTTTAAATCAGCTTGTATTCCAGCTCCACCAATACAGTCTGATCCTGCAATGGTTAAAACTTTTTTCATAACAATCCTTTTTTTAATATTTTTTCTTTTATTTTGGGCAAAAAAAAAGGTGCCTTCACAAGAAAGCACCTTTTTTAATTAAATTTTAGTTATTTGTTATTAAGTTCTAAATTTTAATTTTTAAAATTTGCTTCCTACACTGGTATTAACCAACAGGTTCAAAGGGTCAGGTTTTACCTTCTCAACACATTTAAGTGTTCCCCCGCAATAAAAAAAATAATTGTATCACAAATAGAGTTTAAAAGCCAATTTATATAAAAAACAATACAATACGCCATGAAATTTTTAATAATAAATATAATATTTTTTCTATCTCTAAGTGCCTCAACTCTTACTTTGTCTATGAGTTCAAGTCCTAGTAGATTAAATCCTATTTTAGCAAATGATTCTGCAAGTAGTGAGATTAGCGATTGGCTATTTGATGGGCTTTTGAAGTATGATAAAGATGGAAATGTTACAACTAGTATCGCTTCATATTACAAATTTGAAACTCCTACAAAATTAATAATTGGATTAAAAGATAATGTGCTTTGGCACGATGGTGTAAAATTATCTGCAAAAGATGTAGTTTTTACTTATGAGCAAATAATAAGTCCAAAAGTTTTTAACTCTATAAAATCAAACTTTAATGAGGTAAAAAGTGTAAAAGCTCTTGATGATTTAACAGTTGAGATTGAGTATAAAAAACCATATTTTAAAGCCTTAGAAATTTGGATGGTTGGTCTTTTACCATACCATATTTTAAAAGATGAACAAAATCTTATGACAAGCAGTTTTAATAAAAATCCAATAGGAACAGGCTCTTATAAATTAAAAGAGTTTAAAACAGCAAGTGATATTGAACTTATTGCAAATGATTATTTTTTTGAAGGTCGTCCAAAAATTGATAGGATTTTATATAAATTTTTACCAGATACAAATACATCTTTTTTGTATCTAAAACAAAACAAACTCGATATTGGAAGCCTTACTGCTATGCAAGTTTCAAGACAAATAGATGATGAGTTTAAAAATAGTTTTGATATTTTAACAAAGGCTAGTAACGGTTTTTCTTATTTAGGATTTAACTTAAAAAATCCAAAATTTAGTGATATAAAAGTTAGAGAAGCTCTATCTTTGGCTATAAATAGGCAAGAGTTAATAGATATTTTGTTTTTTGGTTATGCAAAGGTTTGCAACGGACCTTTTATGCCAGATTCATTTGCTTATAATGATGAGGTAAAACCAGTTGTTCAAGATTTAAAAAAAGCAAAAGCTTTATTAAAAGAGGCTGGGTATGATGAGAAAAATCCTTTAACATTTGAACTTGTTACAAATACAGGAAATGATATAAGAGTAAATACAGCTTTGATTTTACAATACCAACTAGCAAAAGTTGGTGTAAATATGAAAATCAAAGTTATGGAGTGGCAAGCTTTTTTAAATACGGTTGTTCATCCACGAAAATTTGAAACTGTACTTTTAGGATGGTCTTTGGCTTTGATGCCAGATGCTTACCCTTTATGGCATAGTTCAAGTTCAAAATTAGGTGGTTTTAACCTAGTAAATTATAAAAACAAAAGAGTTGATGAGTTGATTGAAAAAGGAATTACAACTGTAAATAAAGATGAGCTAAGCAAAATATATAAAGAGATTTTTAAAATTATTTCAAACGATTTACCATATCTATTTTTATATATTCCAGACTCAATTACAGTTGTAAATAAAAAGATAAAAAATATAGAACCATCAATTATAGGAATAATGCACAATCAAAAAGATTGGGAAATAAAAGAGTAAGGAAGATTTTTATGAACAAAAAAGAGAAGATTATTTTATTTGATTTAGATGGAACACTAATTGACTCAACAGATGCAATTACAAGTACATTTTTACACGCCTTTTCAAAACATAATTTTGATTTTAAAGGAACTATTGAAGATATAAAGGTTCAAATTGGTTATCCACTTGATATTATGTTTGAAAATTTGGGTGTGGATAGAAAAATAGTTTGGGATTTTGTAGATAGTTATAAAATGCGATATAAAGATATTTCAGTTGCTCAAACACTACTTTTGGAAAATGCTTTTGAAGCAGTAACCTTAGCTTCAAAATTTGCAAGGCTTGGAGTGGTTACTACAAAAACAAGAATCTACTCAACTCCAATATTAGAAAACTTTGATATTTTAAAACATTTTGAAGTAATAATTGGAAGAGAAGATGTGCAAAACCCAAAACCTCATAAAGAGCCAATTCTAAAGGCTTTAGATGCTTTTAAATATGATGATAAAAAACATCAAGCATTTATGGTAGGAGATACAAAACTTGATTTAATCTCTGCTTCAAATGCCTCTATAAACTCAGTTGGAGTACTATGTGGTTACTCAAATGAAGAGGAACTTTTAAAATATACTAATATTGTAAAAAAAGACTCTTTAGAAGCTGTAAAACATATTTCACTACTTTAAATGATAAAAAATATTTTTCAAATGCTACTAGCTTTACTAGTAGCTTTTTGTGGTTCACTTATTTTTATATATTTGCATCTTCCACTTCCTTGGCTTTTAGGAAGTATTTTTGCTACAAGCATATTAATAAGATTTCAAAAAATTCCAATACAAAGCCCAAAAATATTTTCAGCACCTGCTAGAATATTAATTGGTTTAGCAATTGGAAGTGCCTTTACTCCAGCAATTTTAAACTATATTCCACAATACACTATTAGTTTACTTTTGGTTGTTCCATTTACCATTTTGGTTATATTTTTTGGAACATTCTATTACTATAAAGTTTTAAAATATGATTTAAAAACCTCTTATTTAGGCTCAATGCCAGGTGGTGTTATTGAGATGGTAATAATTGGGCAAGAGCTAAAAGCAAATACAGCAAAGATAACTTTAATGCAAAGTTCAAGACTATTTTTTGT
Protein-coding regions in this window:
- a CDS encoding spermidine synthase, whose protein sequence is MNNNKIFAEMMINIPLCTHYEAKEVLVLGTIDDAIVNEAKKHSDESNITFSNLDILKQKEEKSVDTIILTDIKLDFQTLSDIFRVLKSDGILTFSSSFYSKDIEALKNDLEVAGKLFWIVMPFSFGHTTSIIASKKYHPTADLNLNRAEFLEDMDYYSAEIHSASFVFPAKVHKELTGIAKR
- the thiM gene encoding hydroxyethylthiazole kinase — translated: MIDILVDILKDTKEKNPLIHQITNYVTVNDCANVTLAIGASPVMADEIDEVEDFVDIASSLLLNIGTINKRVKKSIKKASSKAKSINTPVILDPVGVGASKIRTSIVKELLKESKVDVLRGNISEIKSILKISSNTKGVDASKDDFDSIENLSFIAKKLSKKYKNIVAITGEVDIISDGKRAVAIKNGNDLLPKITGTGCMCSSLIASFCGTSNDKLFEATVLGILVMGIAGEIASINANKKNLGTFHKELFNVIGNFNEEILRSMAKIKVLS
- the thiD gene encoding bifunctional hydroxymethylpyrimidine kinase/phosphomethylpyrimidine kinase, which gives rise to MKKVLTIAGSDCIGGAGIQADLKTFSSFGTYGMSVVTAVVAENTFSVIEIQDVTSNMIQKQLEAVFDDIVPDVIKIGMLGNIDAMRVVSEFLQKAKQNYKDLKVVVDPVMYAKNGAALMDIKNMNSLIELILPIADLITPNIAEAQHLANIKIESKDDIKKACKIIFDKACKNVLIKGGDSFDALDILFDGNSFFEFTSPKIKTTNTHGTGCTFSSAIAANLALGNSLKDSIQISKEYIYEAIKNAPNLGKGNGPTNHFHKFFKGE
- a CDS encoding peptide-binding protein gives rise to the protein MKFLIINIIFFLSLSASTLTLSMSSSPSRLNPILANDSASSEISDWLFDGLLKYDKDGNVTTSIASYYKFETPTKLIIGLKDNVLWHDGVKLSAKDVVFTYEQIISPKVFNSIKSNFNEVKSVKALDDLTVEIEYKKPYFKALEIWMVGLLPYHILKDEQNLMTSSFNKNPIGTGSYKLKEFKTASDIELIANDYFFEGRPKIDRILYKFLPDTNTSFLYLKQNKLDIGSLTAMQVSRQIDDEFKNSFDILTKASNGFSYLGFNLKNPKFSDIKVREALSLAINRQELIDILFFGYAKVCNGPFMPDSFAYNDEVKPVVQDLKKAKALLKEAGYDEKNPLTFELVTNTGNDIRVNTALILQYQLAKVGVNMKIKVMEWQAFLNTVVHPRKFETVLLGWSLALMPDAYPLWHSSSSKLGGFNLVNYKNKRVDELIEKGITTVNKDELSKIYKEIFKIISNDLPYLFLYIPDSITVVNKKIKNIEPSIIGIMHNQKDWEIKE
- a CDS encoding HAD family hydrolase, producing MNKKEKIILFDLDGTLIDSTDAITSTFLHAFSKHNFDFKGTIEDIKVQIGYPLDIMFENLGVDRKIVWDFVDSYKMRYKDISVAQTLLLENAFEAVTLASKFARLGVVTTKTRIYSTPILENFDILKHFEVIIGREDVQNPKPHKEPILKALDAFKYDDKKHQAFMVGDTKLDLISASNASINSVGVLCGYSNEEELLKYTNIVKKDSLEAVKHISLL